A genomic window from Candidatus Pelagisphaera phototrophica includes:
- a CDS encoding DUF4159 domain-containing protein yields the protein MSPRIWLLHLSIYCLSIFEFGGIAVAETSSGQESIRIVQLIQGNQLRRMYPEALTGLIESVSTQTTLNVDPDPLVIESFDDPAIFKHPFIYVNYGDRQDWQLTESEKQALKRYIERGGFIFIDAGISASFLGNQTSRAQGQSFAEWRVRPNLAELFKEIVSETSFRPLPRSHGLFRSFHVGLPDSSVLPDTVREFVVNEKWPQGSYSAMGLEVEGRLAVLAMPIIAMGWGRNEVGRWTRSIGFRIRESAEGLSDRLSEAYASGEPFEVTREDGRTDIIYTQNEGMASWVQEAGGDWRVFQYHYSQEISDYAHVFYTQLGVNIFVYVFTQ from the coding sequence ATGAGTCCTAGGATTTGGCTACTTCATTTATCGATTTACTGCCTTTCAATTTTCGAGTTTGGCGGAATTGCAGTGGCGGAAACTTCTTCCGGGCAAGAGTCGATTCGCATTGTGCAATTGATTCAGGGAAACCAGTTGAGAAGAATGTATCCAGAAGCTCTGACGGGATTGATTGAAAGTGTTTCCACCCAAACGACCTTAAACGTGGATCCCGATCCCCTGGTGATCGAGTCTTTCGATGATCCAGCGATCTTTAAGCATCCATTCATCTATGTTAATTATGGAGATCGACAGGACTGGCAACTGACCGAAAGCGAAAAGCAAGCGTTGAAGCGATATATCGAGCGAGGTGGATTCATTTTTATCGATGCGGGAATTAGTGCGTCGTTTTTGGGAAACCAAACTTCTCGGGCTCAAGGGCAGAGCTTTGCAGAGTGGCGTGTGCGGCCCAACCTGGCGGAGCTCTTCAAGGAGATCGTTTCAGAAACGAGTTTTCGACCCTTGCCTCGATCGCATGGCCTATTTCGTTCTTTCCATGTTGGTTTGCCCGATAGCAGCGTCCTGCCGGATACCGTGAGGGAATTCGTGGTCAACGAAAAATGGCCTCAGGGAAGCTACTCGGCGATGGGATTGGAGGTGGAAGGCCGTCTGGCAGTCTTGGCCATGCCAATTATCGCGATGGGTTGGGGCCGAAACGAAGTAGGAAGATGGACTCGAAGTATAGGATTTCGAATACGTGAAAGCGCGGAAGGCTTGTCGGATCGCTTGTCTGAAGCCTATGCTTCGGGGGAACCCTTTGAGGTGACCCGCGAGGATGGGCGCACGGACATCATCTACACGCAGAATGAAGGAATGGCCAGTTGGGTGCAGGAAGCAGGAGGGGATTGGCGTGTTTTTCAATATCACTACAGCCAAGAGATCAGCGATTACGCCCATGTTTTCTATACACAGTTAGGGGTAAATATATTTGTCTATGTTTTTACGCAGTAG